Proteins encoded within one genomic window of Chrysemys picta bellii isolate R12L10 chromosome 6, ASM1138683v2, whole genome shotgun sequence:
- the LOC135984272 gene encoding uncharacterized protein LOC135984272 gives MESSQDRKRAPAWTEREVRDLLAIWGDEAVIAELRSSKRNGKVLEKISKAMKDRGHNRDTQQCRVKIKELRQAYHKAREANGRSGAEPQTCRYYAELHAILGGAATTTPTVCYDSLTGETHREDGSGNEEDDDGGTVGSSQQQGSGETGLPNSQDMFVTLDLEPVTPELTQDPQGTQETSAANVSPSQRLVNIRKRKRRTRDEMFTELQMSAQADRAQQNAWRQSMTEMRKAQYEREERWRAESREEQSKWRAEDDRWRQLADRRQEAMLRLLEHQTDMLERMVELQERQQEQRPPLQPLCNQQPSSPSSIASSPRRPRTRWGGLRPPSHSTPDDRPSIRRLAFNKS, from the exons atggagtcctcccaggatcgcaaaagagctccagcatggaccgaacgggaggtacgagatctgctcgccatatggggagatgaagcagtgatagctgaactccgtagcagtaaaagaaatggaaaagtattagaaaagatctccaaggccatgaaggaccgaggccataacagggacacacagcagtgccgcgtgaaaattaaggagctacggcaagcttaccacaaagccagagaagcaaacggaaggtccggggcagagccgcaaacttgccgctactacgcggagctgcatgcgatcctagggggtgcagccaccactaccccaaccgtgtgctatgactctctcactggagaaacacacagggaagacggttcggggaacgaggaagatgacgatggaggtactgtaggtagctcacagcagcaaggaagcggagaaaccggtctccccaacagccaggatatgtttgtgaccctggacctggaaccagtaacccccgaactcacccaagaccctcagggcacacaggagacctctg ctgcaaatgtttctccttcgcagaggctcgtgaacattagaaagagaaaacgtaggacgagggacgagatgttcacggagctgcagatgtccgcccaggctgatagagcacagcagaatgcgtggaggcagtcaatgacggagatgagaaaagcccaatatgaacgagaggagaggtggcgggctgaatcgcgggaagaacagagcaagtggcgggctgaagacgataggtggcgtcagcttgcagacagacggcaagaggcaatgctccgtctgctggagcatcaaactgatatgctcgagcgtatggttgagttgcaggaaaggcagcaggagcagagaccgccgctacagcccctgtgtaaccaacagccctcctccccaagttccatagcctcctcacccagacgcccaagaacacggtgggggggcctccgtccacccagtcactccaccccagatgatcgcccaagcatcagaaggctggccttcaataagagttaa